In Nocardioides marinus, one DNA window encodes the following:
- a CDS encoding transglutaminase family protein yields MQLRINHTTTFTYDGKATASFNQARLTPVTTPEQIVVHSRVEVSPKPWFYEYRDYFGAVVTAFEVVDPHEVLVVAATSTVQAHRQAPSEPTLTWADMATREVADRWTEDLVLPDLVTPPHDFATRVKQLAADADLPGHAARAVCSLVHDQVEHLPRSRHVQSHAAEAWQQRAGVCQDLAHLVIGGLRTLGIPARYVAGYRHPDADPAVGATVPSEAHAWVEWWDDGWTAYDPTCDAAPDDRYVSIGAGRDHDDVPPLRGIYSGASTADMSVEVEVTRLA; encoded by the coding sequence ATGCAGCTGCGGATCAACCACACCACGACCTTCACCTACGACGGCAAGGCCACCGCGTCGTTCAACCAGGCGCGACTCACCCCCGTCACGACGCCCGAGCAGATCGTGGTGCACAGCCGCGTCGAGGTCTCCCCCAAGCCGTGGTTCTACGAGTACCGCGACTACTTCGGAGCCGTCGTCACCGCCTTCGAGGTCGTCGACCCGCACGAGGTGCTCGTCGTGGCGGCGACCTCGACCGTCCAGGCCCACCGCCAGGCTCCCTCGGAGCCGACGCTGACCTGGGCCGACATGGCCACCCGCGAGGTCGCCGACCGCTGGACCGAGGACCTCGTGCTCCCCGACCTGGTCACCCCGCCGCACGACTTCGCCACCCGGGTCAAGCAGCTGGCCGCCGACGCCGACCTGCCCGGCCACGCTGCCCGTGCGGTGTGCTCGCTGGTCCACGACCAGGTCGAGCACCTCCCCCGCTCCCGGCACGTGCAGTCCCACGCGGCCGAGGCCTGGCAGCAGCGGGCCGGGGTCTGCCAGGACCTCGCGCACCTGGTGATCGGGGGCCTGCGCACCCTCGGCATCCCCGCGCGGTACGTCGCCGGCTACCGCCACCCCGACGCCGACCCGGCCGTCGGCGCCACGGTCCCGTCCGAGGCGCACGCCTGGGTCGAGTGGTGGGACGACGGCTGGACGGCGTACGACCCGACCTGCGACGCGGCTCCCGACGACCGCTACGTCTCGATCGGCGCGGGTCGCGACCACGACGACGTGCCGCCGCTGCGCGGCATCTACTCCGGCGCCTCGACCGCTGACATGAGCGTCGAGGTCGAGGTCACGCGTCTGGCCTGA
- a CDS encoding alpha-E domain-containing protein, with product MLSRIAESMFWIGRYVERAEDTARILDVQTQLLLEDATIDEDTTCRGLLSIMGIEPDDEPLPDHVDVSFVLDRLCYGTGHPTSIAAALAGARESARRARETLSVPMWEAINTTYRAIPSGHFHAMRTPGVFQWVRERAAFVNGTADATMTRDEGWHFLMLGRCVERADMTSRLLATASLSAGSDAPWTTTLRACGAHEAFLRTYRGLETERGAAEFLMLDRLFPRSVVFSLNRAEQCLVNLEASDPRAGFQNEAQRLLGRMRAELEYRSLSELMTDLPTEMERLQRTCALATEAVTRRYFAGAEAMSWTGVTH from the coding sequence GTGCTGAGCCGGATCGCGGAGTCGATGTTCTGGATCGGCCGCTACGTCGAGCGTGCCGAGGACACCGCACGCATCCTCGACGTGCAGACCCAGCTGCTGCTCGAGGACGCCACGATCGACGAGGACACCACCTGCCGCGGGCTGCTCTCGATCATGGGCATCGAGCCCGACGACGAGCCGCTGCCCGACCACGTCGACGTCTCCTTCGTCCTCGACCGGCTCTGCTACGGCACCGGGCACCCGACCTCGATCGCCGCCGCCCTCGCCGGGGCCCGCGAGTCGGCCAGACGGGCCCGCGAGACCCTGTCGGTGCCGATGTGGGAGGCGATCAACACCACCTACCGCGCGATCCCCTCGGGTCACTTCCACGCGATGCGCACCCCCGGGGTCTTCCAGTGGGTCCGGGAGCGGGCCGCCTTCGTCAACGGCACCGCCGACGCCACCATGACCCGCGACGAGGGCTGGCACTTCCTGATGCTGGGTCGCTGCGTGGAGCGGGCCGACATGACCTCGCGCCTACTGGCCACGGCCTCGCTCAGCGCGGGCAGCGACGCCCCGTGGACCACCACCCTGCGGGCCTGCGGCGCCCACGAGGCCTTCCTGCGCACCTACCGCGGGCTCGAGACCGAGCGCGGGGCGGCGGAGTTCCTCATGCTCGACCGGCTCTTCCCGCGATCGGTGGTCTTCTCGCTGAACCGGGCCGAGCAGTGCCTGGTCAACCTGGAGGCCTCCGACCCCCGCGCCGGGTTCCAGAACGAGGCCCAGCGACTGCTGGGCCGGATGCGCGCGGAGCTGGAGTACCGCTCGCTGTCGGAGCTGATGACCGACCTACCCACCGAGATGGAGCGCCTGCAGCGCACCTGCGCACTGGCGACCGAGGCCGTGACCCGTCGCTACTTCGCCGGGGCCGAGGCCATGAGCTGGACCGGGGTGACCCACTGA
- a CDS encoding circularly permuted type 2 ATP-grasp protein, whose translation MTAMFEGYGSSGAAYDEMFDGQALRPPYRRLRHSLREMSTPELVSRVEALQASYLDQGVTFDIGGEERAFPLDILPRVIEMDTWTTIERGVQQRVRTLEAFLADVYDAGQVFDDGVIPRRVITTSSHYHREAAGVRPPNGVRVHVSGIDLIRDNAGEFRVLEDNVRVPSGVSYVMTNRRAISAALPETIAQHRIRPVAGYPQRLLAALRAAAPAGVTDPTVVVLTPGVYNGAYFEHALLARTMGVELVEGRDLECRRGRVMMRTTKGLEPVHVIYRRVDDEFLDPVHFRADSMLGCPGMIDAARAGNVTLANAVGNGVADDKLVYTYLPDLIRYYLDEEPVLRNVDTWRCGDAEAREEVLDRLDELVLKPVDGSGGKGIVIGPRASRAELDELRGKVLADPRAWIAQPVVQLSTVPTFVDGELGPRHVDLRPFAVNDGNRVWVLPGGLTRVALAKGELIVNSSRGGGSKDTWVLAGPPSLEGLPPEPEPEPEPEPEPTEPEPTEPEVRDPGPAPSQLPDLVDGPEPAQQQQQQQQQQARDQRGARPC comes from the coding sequence ATGACGGCCATGTTCGAGGGATACGGGTCGAGCGGCGCGGCGTACGACGAGATGTTCGACGGGCAGGCGCTCCGACCGCCGTACCGCCGACTGCGTCACTCGCTGCGCGAGATGAGCACTCCGGAGCTGGTCAGTCGGGTGGAGGCGCTGCAGGCCTCCTACCTCGACCAGGGCGTCACCTTCGACATCGGCGGCGAGGAGCGGGCCTTCCCGCTCGACATCCTGCCGCGGGTGATCGAGATGGACACCTGGACCACCATCGAGCGCGGCGTCCAGCAGCGGGTGCGCACGCTGGAGGCCTTCCTCGCCGACGTGTACGACGCGGGCCAGGTCTTCGACGACGGCGTCATCCCCCGCCGGGTGATCACGACGTCGTCGCACTACCACCGCGAGGCCGCCGGGGTGCGGCCGCCGAACGGCGTCCGGGTCCACGTCTCCGGCATCGACCTGATCCGCGACAACGCCGGCGAGTTCCGCGTCCTCGAGGACAACGTGCGGGTGCCGTCGGGGGTCTCCTACGTGATGACCAACCGGCGCGCGATCTCCGCCGCCCTGCCCGAGACCATCGCCCAGCACCGCATCCGGCCCGTCGCCGGCTACCCGCAGCGGCTGCTCGCCGCGCTGCGCGCCGCCGCCCCGGCCGGTGTCACCGACCCGACCGTGGTGGTGCTGACGCCGGGCGTCTACAACGGCGCCTACTTCGAGCACGCCCTGCTGGCCCGCACGATGGGCGTGGAGCTGGTCGAGGGGCGCGACCTGGAGTGCCGGCGCGGCCGCGTGATGATGCGCACCACCAAGGGCCTGGAGCCGGTGCACGTGATCTACCGCCGCGTCGACGACGAGTTCCTCGACCCGGTGCACTTCCGCGCCGACTCGATGCTCGGCTGCCCCGGCATGATCGACGCGGCCCGGGCGGGCAACGTGACCCTGGCCAACGCGGTCGGCAACGGGGTGGCCGACGACAAGCTCGTCTACACCTACCTGCCCGACCTGATCCGCTACTACCTCGACGAGGAGCCGGTGCTGCGCAACGTCGACACCTGGCGCTGCGGTGACGCCGAGGCCCGTGAGGAGGTCCTGGACCGGCTCGACGAGCTGGTGCTCAAGCCGGTCGACGGCTCGGGCGGCAAGGGCATCGTGATCGGCCCGCGCGCGTCGCGGGCCGAGCTCGACGAGCTGCGCGGGAAGGTGCTGGCCGACCCGCGGGCGTGGATCGCCCAGCCGGTCGTGCAGCTGTCCACGGTCCCGACCTTCGTCGACGGCGAGCTCGGCCCCCGCCACGTCGACCTGCGCCCCTTCGCGGTCAACGACGGCAACCGGGTCTGGGTGCTCCCCGGCGGCCTGACCCGGGTCGCGCTGGCCAAGGGCGAGCTGATCGTGAACTCCTCGCGCGGCGGCGGCTCCAAGGACACCTGGGTGCTCGCCGGGCCGCCCAGCCTCGAGGGGCTCCCACCCGAGCCCGAGCCCGAGCCGGAGCCGGAACCCGAGCCCACCGAGCCCGAGCCCACCGAGCCCGAGGTCCGCGACCCGGGCCCGGCCCCCAGCCAGCTGCCCGACCTGGTCGACGGCCCCGAGCCGGCCCAGCAGCAGCAACAGCAACAACAGCAACAGGCCCGCGACCAGAGAGGAGCGCGCCCGTGCTGA
- the map gene encoding type I methionyl aminopeptidase — MTTATVQPAAVSPRRPVPAHIVRPEYVDKPAPARFEGSEVKDAETIERMRAACRLAARAREEVGRHVVPGVTTDELDRIGHEFLCDHGAYPSTLGYRGFPKSLCSSVNEVVCHGIPDSRVVQDGDIVNIDITAYLDGVHGDTNATFLAGDVAPQTRALVEHTREALDRGIRAVKPGRRINVVGRVIEAFAKRHGYGVVREFTGHGIGTHFHSGLVVPHYDDPDYDDLIEVGMTFTIEPMLNLGTHEWEMWDDGWTAVTRDRRPSAQFEHTLLVTADGAEVLTHP; from the coding sequence GTGACCACCGCGACCGTGCAGCCCGCCGCCGTCTCCCCCCGGCGCCCCGTCCCCGCGCACATCGTGCGCCCGGAGTACGTCGACAAGCCGGCGCCCGCGCGCTTCGAGGGCTCGGAGGTCAAGGACGCCGAGACCATCGAGCGGATGCGCGCCGCGTGCCGCCTCGCCGCGCGGGCCCGCGAGGAGGTCGGCCGCCACGTCGTACCGGGCGTGACGACCGACGAGCTGGACCGCATCGGCCACGAGTTCCTCTGCGACCACGGCGCCTACCCCTCCACGCTGGGCTACCGCGGCTTCCCGAAGTCGCTGTGCAGCAGCGTCAACGAGGTCGTGTGCCACGGCATCCCCGACAGCCGGGTCGTGCAGGACGGCGACATCGTCAACATCGACATCACCGCCTACCTCGACGGCGTGCACGGCGACACCAACGCCACCTTCCTGGCCGGCGACGTCGCCCCGCAGACGCGCGCCCTGGTCGAGCACACCCGCGAGGCGCTGGACCGCGGCATCCGGGCGGTCAAGCCGGGTCGCCGCATCAACGTCGTCGGCCGGGTCATCGAGGCGTTCGCCAAGCGTCACGGGTACGGCGTCGTCCGCGAGTTCACCGGGCACGGCATCGGCACCCACTTCCACTCCGGCCTGGTCGTGCCGCACTACGACGACCCCGACTACGACGACCTGATCGAGGTCGGCATGACCTTCACGATCGAGCCGATGCTCAACCTCGGCACCCACGAGTGGGAGATGTGGGACGACGGGTGGACGGCCGTCACCAGGGACCGTCGTCCCTCGGCGCAGTTCGAGCACACGCTGCTGGTCACCGCGGACGGCGCCGAGGTCCTGACTCACCCCTGA
- a CDS encoding hemolysin family protein has protein sequence MDIQTLVNLGLVLLFVLVGGVFAGTELALVSLREGQLDQLQKRGGRGARVAAVARDPNRFLAAVQIGVTVAGFFSAAYGASTLAPDVAPLLARLGLADDLADTLALVLLTLLIAYLSLVLGELVPKRIALQRSAGMALLVGPPLDRFATLMRPVVWFLSVSTNAVVRLLGGDPHATSEDMTDEELRYLVDQHEGLGDSERAILTDVFDAGDRSLREVMRPRADVLTLPGRARVADVVEQVRTSPYSRYPVVGEGADDVLGFLHVRDLLEVDPATPVADLARPIVFLPRTNRVLPTLTAMRRARTHIAVVVDEYGGTDGIVTLEDLVEELVGEIEDEYDPPEAAESAGIAAGLTIEEFAEATGVALEDGPYETAAGFVLHRLGRVAAVGDRVEVDDEHALLVTEVDGHRITRVRLEAGQPEPGEGS, from the coding sequence ATGGACATCCAGACCCTGGTCAACCTCGGCCTGGTCCTGCTCTTCGTTCTCGTCGGCGGCGTCTTCGCCGGCACCGAGCTCGCGCTGGTCTCCCTGCGCGAGGGCCAGCTCGACCAGCTCCAGAAGCGCGGGGGCCGCGGCGCGCGGGTCGCCGCCGTCGCCCGCGACCCCAACCGGTTCCTGGCCGCCGTGCAGATCGGCGTCACCGTGGCCGGCTTCTTCTCCGCGGCGTACGGCGCCTCCACGCTCGCCCCGGACGTCGCCCCGCTCCTGGCGCGGCTCGGCCTCGCCGACGACCTGGCCGACACCCTGGCGCTGGTGCTGCTGACGCTGCTGATCGCCTACCTCTCGCTGGTGCTCGGGGAGCTGGTGCCCAAGCGGATCGCCCTGCAGCGCTCCGCGGGCATGGCGCTCCTGGTGGGTCCACCGCTGGACCGCTTCGCGACGCTGATGCGGCCGGTCGTGTGGTTCCTCTCGGTCTCCACCAACGCCGTGGTCCGCCTGCTCGGCGGTGACCCCCACGCGACGTCGGAGGACATGACCGACGAGGAGCTGCGCTACCTCGTCGACCAGCACGAGGGCCTCGGGGACTCCGAGCGCGCCATCCTCACCGACGTCTTCGACGCCGGCGACCGCAGCCTGCGCGAGGTCATGCGCCCGCGCGCCGACGTCCTGACCCTGCCCGGGCGGGCGCGGGTGGCCGACGTCGTCGAGCAGGTCCGCACCAGCCCCTACTCCCGCTACCCGGTGGTCGGCGAAGGTGCCGACGACGTGCTCGGGTTCCTCCACGTCCGCGACCTGCTGGAGGTCGACCCGGCGACCCCGGTGGCCGACCTGGCCCGCCCGATCGTCTTCCTGCCGCGGACCAACCGGGTGCTGCCGACGCTCACCGCGATGCGGCGCGCCCGCACCCACATCGCCGTCGTCGTCGACGAGTACGGCGGCACCGACGGGATCGTGACCCTCGAGGACCTCGTGGAGGAGCTCGTCGGCGAGATCGAGGACGAGTACGACCCGCCCGAAGCCGCGGAGTCCGCCGGCATCGCCGCGGGCCTCACGATCGAGGAGTTCGCCGAGGCCACCGGCGTGGCGCTCGAGGACGGCCCCTACGAGACGGCGGCCGGCTTCGTCCTGCACCGGCTCGGCCGCGTCGCCGCGGTGGGTGACCGGGTCGAGGTCGACGACGAGCACGCCCTGCTGGTCACCGAGGTCGACGGGCACCGCATCACCCGCGTCCGGCTCGAGGCCGGGCAGCCGGAGCCGGGCGAGGGCAGCTAG
- a CDS encoding PQQ-dependent sugar dehydrogenase, whose translation MRALRRPILLPLASLLAPLALTGAACSTASEPGTADATAGSRPEGGRAVPGLDVEVIADGLDHPWDVQPIGGGRLLLTERDRATVSIWEDGDVRRVDFPSESVWVSGETGLMGLAVDPKVRRNGRFWTCQGATTKDGGHDVRVVSWRLDESGTKAKRRGVLLKGLPATSGRHGGCRLLVARDGSLLVGTGDAAVGSNPRDLTSLGGKVLRLDRRTGDPWPKNPFVEASTKKQRYVLTYGHRNVQGLAQRADGSLWSVEHGSYRDDEVNKLVKGGDYGWHPVPGYDESVPMTDQSLPGRQREARWSSGDPTVAPGGATFVVGKKWGALRGTLAVAVLKDQRVLFMKFDDRGRLKRVRTPDELRQHGRIRQVVDGPEHDLLVLTDNGDGQDEILRVSPR comes from the coding sequence ATGAGGGCCCTGCGTCGACCGATCCTGCTCCCCCTCGCCTCGCTGCTCGCGCCGCTGGCCCTGACCGGCGCGGCGTGCTCGACGGCCTCCGAGCCGGGGACCGCCGACGCGACCGCAGGCAGTCGCCCGGAGGGTGGTCGGGCCGTGCCAGGGCTCGACGTCGAGGTGATCGCCGACGGTCTCGACCACCCCTGGGACGTCCAGCCCATCGGCGGTGGACGCCTGCTGCTCACCGAGCGCGACCGGGCCACGGTGTCGATCTGGGAGGACGGCGACGTACGCCGCGTGGACTTCCCCTCGGAGTCCGTCTGGGTCTCCGGGGAGACCGGGCTGATGGGCCTCGCGGTGGACCCGAAGGTACGCCGCAACGGCCGCTTCTGGACCTGCCAGGGCGCCACCACCAAGGACGGCGGGCACGACGTGCGCGTGGTCTCGTGGAGGCTCGACGAGAGCGGCACCAAGGCGAAGCGCCGCGGCGTGCTGCTCAAGGGCCTGCCCGCGACCTCCGGCCGCCACGGCGGCTGTCGCCTGCTGGTCGCCCGCGACGGCTCGCTGCTCGTCGGCACCGGCGACGCCGCGGTCGGCAGCAACCCCCGCGACCTCACCTCGCTGGGCGGCAAGGTGCTGCGCCTGGACCGCCGCACCGGCGACCCGTGGCCGAAGAACCCCTTCGTCGAGGCGAGCACCAAGAAGCAGCGATACGTCCTCACCTACGGCCATCGCAACGTGCAGGGCCTCGCCCAGCGCGCCGACGGCTCCCTGTGGTCGGTCGAGCACGGCAGCTACCGCGACGACGAGGTCAACAAGCTGGTCAAGGGCGGTGACTACGGCTGGCACCCGGTGCCCGGCTACGACGAGTCCGTGCCGATGACCGACCAGTCGCTGCCCGGCAGGCAGCGCGAGGCCCGCTGGTCCTCCGGCGACCCGACGGTGGCGCCCGGTGGCGCGACCTTCGTCGTCGGCAAGAAGTGGGGCGCCCTGCGCGGCACCCTGGCCGTGGCGGTCCTGAAGGACCAGCGCGTGCTGTTCATGAAGTTCGACGACCGGGGCCGGCTCAAGCGCGTGCGCACCCCCGACGAGCTGCGTCAGCACGGCCGCATCCGACAGGTGGTCGACGGGCCGGAGCACGACCTGCTGGTGCTCACCGACAACGGCGACGGGCAGGACGAGATCCTCCGGGTCAGCCCGCGCTGA
- the panB gene encoding 3-methyl-2-oxobutanoate hydroxymethyltransferase: MSNEETAPYGSGAAAQAAPRKRIRTHHLREMKERGEKITMLTAYDMFTAATFDEAGIDLLLVGDSASNNVLGNETSLPITVDELLPLTRAVARAATRAMVVGDLPFGSYQASPEQAYLTAVRFMKEAGAHCVKLEGGAEMVPVIEKLTQGGIPVMAHIGFTPQSEHALGGYRVQGRGDTAERVKRDAKAIEAAGAFAVVMEMVPGDVAAEISRELTIPTIGIGAGNGCDGQVLVWQDAFGLRTGRMARFVKQYADVHQVLLDGARAYAEDVKAGTFPGPEHTF, encoded by the coding sequence ATGAGCAACGAAGAGACCGCGCCCTACGGCTCGGGGGCTGCGGCCCAGGCAGCGCCCCGCAAGCGGATCCGCACCCATCACCTCCGGGAGATGAAGGAGCGCGGCGAGAAGATCACCATGCTCACGGCGTACGACATGTTCACCGCCGCGACCTTCGACGAGGCCGGCATCGACCTGCTGCTCGTCGGCGACTCCGCCTCCAACAACGTGCTCGGCAACGAGACCTCGCTGCCCATCACCGTCGACGAGCTGCTGCCGCTGACCCGCGCCGTCGCCCGCGCGGCAACCAGGGCGATGGTGGTCGGCGACCTGCCCTTCGGCTCCTACCAGGCCTCACCGGAGCAGGCCTACCTCACCGCCGTGCGCTTCATGAAGGAGGCCGGCGCCCACTGCGTGAAGCTCGAGGGCGGCGCCGAGATGGTCCCGGTCATCGAGAAGCTCACCCAGGGCGGCATCCCGGTGATGGCGCACATCGGCTTCACCCCGCAGTCCGAGCACGCGCTGGGCGGCTACCGCGTCCAGGGCCGCGGCGACACCGCCGAGCGGGTCAAGCGCGACGCCAAGGCGATCGAGGCGGCCGGCGCGTTCGCCGTCGTCATGGAGATGGTGCCCGGCGACGTCGCCGCCGAGATCAGCCGGGAGCTGACCATCCCCACCATCGGCATCGGCGCCGGCAACGGCTGCGACGGTCAGGTGCTGGTCTGGCAGGACGCCTTCGGCCTGAGGACCGGACGGATGGCTCGCTTCGTCAAGCAGTACGCCGACGTCCACCAGGTGCTCCTCGACGGCGCCCGCGCCTACGCCGAGGACGTGAAGGCGGGGACGTTCCCCGGCCCCGAGCACACCTTCTAG
- a CDS encoding alpha/beta fold hydrolase: MTLEHVRRGSGRPLLLVHGLGAGWRSWSPIIDALAECREVIAVDLPGFGESPPLTGEVSIATLTDSVAEFIREQGLDGVSTVGQSMGARMVLELARRGVGGDTVALDPGGFWSDRELAVFGATLRPSIALVRTLRGALPALLGNPVGRTLLLAQLSARPWALSRETVMPDVRGLAESPSTGAALDALTKGPKQQGAPAGTVPGRVTIGWGRRDLVTVPRQAARATELFPDAVLHWFERCGHFPQWDAPDEATRLILDSTS, translated from the coding sequence ATGACGTTGGAGCATGTGCGCCGCGGAAGCGGCAGGCCGTTGTTGCTCGTGCACGGTCTGGGCGCTGGTTGGCGATCCTGGTCCCCGATCATCGACGCGCTGGCCGAGTGCCGTGAGGTCATCGCTGTCGACCTGCCGGGTTTCGGCGAGTCGCCTCCTTTGACGGGCGAGGTCTCGATCGCCACCCTGACCGACTCTGTCGCAGAGTTCATCCGCGAGCAGGGTCTGGACGGGGTGTCGACGGTCGGTCAGTCGATGGGTGCCCGCATGGTGCTCGAGCTCGCACGGCGAGGCGTCGGCGGCGACACCGTGGCGTTGGACCCGGGTGGTTTCTGGAGCGACCGCGAGCTCGCCGTCTTCGGGGCCACACTTCGGCCATCGATCGCTCTGGTCCGGACGCTGCGAGGCGCGCTGCCGGCACTGCTGGGCAACCCCGTGGGAAGGACGCTGTTGTTGGCGCAGCTGTCGGCGCGGCCCTGGGCACTCTCGCGCGAGACAGTGATGCCGGATGTGCGCGGGCTGGCTGAGTCCCCGTCGACCGGCGCGGCCTTGGACGCCCTGACCAAGGGGCCCAAGCAGCAGGGTGCGCCGGCCGGCACCGTGCCCGGCCGGGTCACGATCGGCTGGGGTCGCCGTGACCTGGTGACCGTGCCGAGGCAGGCCGCACGTGCGACGGAGCTGTTTCCGGACGCGGTGCTGCACTGGTTCGAGCGGTGCGGCCACTTCCCACAGTGGGACGCACCGGACGAGGCGACCCGACTGATCCTCGACAGCACCAGCTGA
- a CDS encoding HNH endonuclease signature motif containing protein, giving the protein MTPSPLVAMTDLSEEQILARASVCARGMRRAGAELLVLAYEWAVAHPVDKLDPAEAGKPGRERATVLGGPGTPEVTEFAAAEFGARIERTSHHGRKLMAAALDLKLRLPVLWGRVQALEVRDSYAIHVAERTRDLSADEAAWVDQEVAEAADGRIPWTHFETLVTGKVAAAAPARAKEKEERAAAATYARVLRPRAGDETHGMGTFVVRGPLPVIEALDAAVTTLAHRLQEHLPEPTGPDDDSPSIDQLRVQAIALLASPTVIDQAPADGEVDLRDLLPAVELTVHLYGGAREVSPEHGELDRVARVDGWGPVTESWLRDVLGRYARFVVRPVLDLEGLAPVEAYEIPQRHRRAVQQISPTEAFPWGTTRSTGPTIQLDHVVPWDPHGPPDQTGTHNLSPLSTLHHRLKTHGAWQSAMPWPGVHLWRDPHGQVYLHDTSGTRGLDKLDQHGALDNRDNRRADSPYTAVVQWYETGPIPVPDLPTTWSAA; this is encoded by the coding sequence ATGACCCCCAGCCCCTTGGTTGCGATGACCGACCTGAGCGAGGAGCAGATCCTGGCGCGGGCGTCGGTGTGTGCGCGGGGGATGCGGCGGGCGGGGGCTGAGCTGTTGGTGCTGGCCTATGAGTGGGCGGTGGCCCATCCTGTCGACAAGTTGGACCCGGCGGAGGCGGGGAAGCCGGGGCGGGAGCGGGCCACGGTCCTGGGTGGGCCGGGGACGCCGGAGGTCACCGAGTTCGCAGCCGCCGAGTTCGGGGCGCGGATCGAGCGGACCTCCCACCACGGCCGCAAGCTGATGGCCGCCGCCCTCGACCTCAAGCTCCGCCTCCCGGTGCTGTGGGGGAGGGTGCAGGCCCTGGAGGTGCGTGACTCCTACGCGATCCACGTCGCCGAGCGCACCCGCGACCTCAGCGCTGATGAGGCGGCCTGGGTCGACCAGGAGGTCGCCGAAGCCGCCGACGGCCGGATCCCGTGGACCCACTTCGAGACCCTCGTGACCGGCAAGGTCGCCGCCGCCGCACCAGCCCGGGCGAAGGAGAAGGAGGAGCGGGCCGCGGCCGCCACCTACGCCCGCGTGCTCCGCCCTCGCGCGGGGGACGAGACCCACGGGATGGGGACCTTCGTGGTCCGTGGCCCGTTGCCGGTCATCGAGGCCCTCGACGCCGCGGTCACGACGCTGGCGCACCGGCTGCAGGAGCACCTGCCCGAGCCGACCGGCCCCGACGACGACAGCCCGTCCATCGACCAGCTGAGGGTGCAGGCGATCGCGTTGCTCGCGTCCCCGACGGTCATCGACCAGGCACCGGCCGACGGCGAGGTCGACCTGCGGGACCTGCTGCCCGCCGTGGAGCTGACCGTGCACCTCTACGGCGGAGCCCGTGAGGTCTCACCCGAGCACGGCGAGCTCGACCGGGTCGCCCGCGTCGACGGCTGGGGCCCGGTCACGGAGTCCTGGCTGCGCGACGTGCTGGGTCGCTACGCCCGCTTCGTGGTGCGCCCCGTGCTCGATCTGGAGGGCCTGGCGCCCGTGGAGGCCTACGAGATCCCCCAGCGACACCGCCGCGCGGTCCAGCAGATCTCCCCGACCGAGGCGTTCCCCTGGGGCACCACCCGCAGCACCGGGCCGACCATCCAGCTCGACCACGTCGTGCCCTGGGACCCGCACGGGCCACCCGACCAGACCGGCACCCACAACCTCAGCCCACTCTCCACGCTCCACCACCGACTCAAGACCCACGGCGCGTGGCAGAGCGCGATGCCCTGGCCCGGCGTCCACCTGTGGCGCGACCCCCACGGCCAGGTCTACCTCCACGACACCAGCGGCACGAGGGGTCTCGACAAGCTCGACCAACATGGAGCGCTCGACAACCGCGACAACCGCCGGGCCGACAGCCCCTACACCGCTGTCGTCCAGTGGTACGAGACCGGCCCGATCCCGGTGCCCGACCTCCCCACGACCTGGAGCGCCGCGTAG
- a CDS encoding VOC family protein: MTITSGSTPSSITSSITPCLWFDDQLEEAAHFYTALFPNSSIGHLSRYGEAGPGEPGTVMAGEFTLDGMAFRAINGGPMFRFTEAVSFAISCTDQAEVDHYWDGLLADGGEESMCGWLKDRFGLSWQVVPTRLFELLSDPDPARAQAAQAAMLQMRRIVVADLEAAADVASGS, translated from the coding sequence ATGACGATCACCAGCGGCTCCACACCCTCCTCCATCACCTCCTCCATCACTCCGTGCCTGTGGTTCGACGACCAGCTGGAGGAGGCTGCGCACTTCTACACGGCGCTGTTCCCGAACTCCTCGATCGGGCACCTCTCGCGGTACGGCGAGGCCGGCCCGGGTGAGCCGGGCACGGTCATGGCCGGTGAGTTCACCCTCGACGGGATGGCCTTCCGTGCGATCAACGGCGGGCCGATGTTCCGGTTCACCGAGGCGGTGTCGTTCGCGATCTCGTGCACCGACCAGGCGGAGGTGGACCACTACTGGGACGGCCTGCTGGCCGACGGCGGCGAGGAGTCGATGTGCGGGTGGTTGAAGGACCGGTTCGGGCTGTCGTGGCAGGTGGTGCCGACCCGGCTCTTCGAGCTGTTGTCGGACCCGGACCCCGCGCGTGCCCAGGCCGCCCAGGCGGCGATGCTGCAGATGCGTCGGATCGTGGTGGCCGACCTGGAGGCCGCCGCCGACGTGGCGTCGGGGTCCTAG